In a genomic window of Sutcliffiella sp. FSL R7-0096:
- a CDS encoding DUF86 domain-containing protein, whose translation MYFVDREKIGQTLLYIEENIKVFDMHPSWSTSIEKMALERIAVAVIEGILDVGNAMIDGFIMRDPGSYEDIIDILEDEKVVTVGLAQQLKVLVRMRKTLVQDYLLIDHSEVEQSLEDVKDPVVKFCDAVRSYLENELGPVSAFRN comes from the coding sequence ATGTACTTTGTGGATAGGGAGAAAATCGGACAGACCTTGCTTTATATTGAAGAAAATATCAAGGTTTTTGACATGCATCCATCATGGAGCACCTCCATTGAAAAGATGGCCCTTGAACGAATTGCGGTAGCGGTTATCGAAGGCATACTGGATGTGGGAAATGCGATGATTGACGGCTTTATTATGCGTGACCCTGGCAGCTATGAGGACATCATTGATATTCTCGAAGATGAGAAAGTGGTGACAGTCGGCCTGGCGCAACAACTTAAAGTGCTAGTACGAATGCGAAAAACGCTTGTGCAGGATTATCTTTTAATTGACCACTCCGAGGTGGAGCAGAGTCTGGAAGATGTGAAAGATCCGGTAGTGAAATTTTGTGATGCTGTCCGTAGCTATTTAGAAAATGAGCTTGGACCTGTGTCCGCATTTAGGAATTGA
- a CDS encoding phosphatidylglycerophosphatase A — protein sequence MKNFESMDEVERKARALLEERGVTMDDIAELVYFLQSKYHPALERSECLENVDRVLSKREVQNTILTAIELDILAEQGKIQEPLLRILRDDEGLYGVDEVLALSIVNVYGSIGFTNYGYIDKLKPGILESLNDKSSGKVHTFLDDIVGAIAAAASSRLAHRAANTE from the coding sequence ATGAAGAATTTTGAGAGTATGGATGAAGTAGAGAGAAAGGCTAGGGCTTTGTTGGAGGAACGCGGGGTGACGATGGATGATATTGCCGAGTTGGTGTACTTCTTGCAGTCGAAGTACCATCCTGCGCTTGAGCGTTCTGAGTGTCTGGAAAATGTCGATCGCGTTCTTTCCAAACGCGAGGTTCAAAATACCATTCTTACAGCAATTGAGTTAGACATTTTAGCCGAGCAAGGAAAGATACAGGAGCCGCTTCTGCGGATATTGCGTGATGATGAAGGGTTGTATGGAGTCGATGAAGTTTTGGCATTATCCATTGTTAACGTTTATGGCTCCATCGGCTTCACCAATTACGGGTATATTGACAAACTAAAGCCTGGAATTCTAGAAAGCCTCAATGACAAAAGCTCTGGTAAAGTACACACATTCCTTGATGATATCGTCGGAGCGATTGCCGCTGCAGCATCAAGCCGCTTGGCGCATAGAGCTGCAAATACTGAGTAA
- a CDS encoding homoserine dehydrogenase produces MNVISVGLLGLGTVGCGVVKIVESHQDKLMHQVGCPVRVKKALVKDLHKERLVDLNSELLTLHAEEVLDDPEIDVVIEVMGGVEETRHHILRALHNKKHVVTANKDLMAVYGSELLAAAAENNCDLFYEASVAGGIPILRSLVDGLASDRITKMMGIVNGTTNFILTKMNNEGSSYEEVLKEAQALGFAEADPTADVEGIDAARKMAILSTLGFSMNIELKDVQVKGISAVSEEDLNYSKKLGYTMKLIGIAHREKEKVEVSVQPTLLPHAHPLASVQNEYNAVYVYGEAVGETMFYGPGAGSLPTATAVVSDLVGVMKNMRLGVNGKSMVSPQFQKTLKDKEEVQAKHFLRVHVEDEVGVLSHITNLFSQKGVSFEKILQLPLKEDALAEVVVVTHHASLQRYENLLEELADMKYVKEIKSSYRVEGEVAV; encoded by the coding sequence GTGAATGTGATTTCGGTTGGTTTGTTGGGATTAGGTACGGTTGGTTGTGGGGTTGTGAAGATTGTGGAGAGTCATCAGGATAAGTTGATGCATCAGGTGGGATGTCCGGTTAGGGTGAAGAAGGCGCTTGTGAAGGATTTGCATAAGGAGCGGCTGGTAGATTTAAATTCTGAACTGTTGACGTTACATGCGGAGGAAGTATTGGATGATCCGGAGATTGATGTGGTCATTGAAGTGATGGGTGGGGTGGAAGAGACGCGGCATCACATTTTAAGGGCACTTCATAATAAGAAACATGTGGTCACTGCCAATAAAGATCTGATGGCTGTATACGGCTCTGAATTACTGGCAGCGGCAGCCGAGAACAATTGTGATTTATTTTATGAAGCGAGTGTCGCAGGCGGGATTCCGATCTTAAGAAGTTTAGTTGATGGCCTTGCATCAGATAGAATTACCAAAATGATGGGGATTGTGAACGGAACGACAAACTTCATCCTGACAAAGATGAATAACGAAGGTTCTTCCTATGAGGAAGTATTGAAGGAAGCACAGGCACTTGGATTTGCCGAAGCAGATCCAACTGCAGATGTGGAAGGAATTGACGCCGCAAGGAAAATGGCCATCCTCTCCACACTAGGATTTTCTATGAATATTGAACTCAAAGATGTGCAGGTGAAGGGTATCAGTGCCGTATCAGAAGAAGATTTGAACTACAGCAAAAAGCTTGGCTACACGATGAAGCTAATCGGCATTGCCCACCGTGAAAAAGAAAAGGTCGAGGTCAGCGTACAGCCAACACTCCTACCGCATGCACATCCATTGGCGAGTGTTCAAAACGAATACAATGCAGTCTATGTATACGGGGAAGCAGTGGGGGAAACGATGTTCTATGGACCAGGTGCCGGTAGCCTTCCGACTGCAACAGCCGTTGTATCCGACTTAGTAGGAGTAATGAAGAACATGCGCCTTGGTGTTAATGGAAAAAGCATGGTCTCCCCTCAATTCCAGAAAACATTAAAGGATAAGGAAGAGGTCCAGGCAAAGCATTTCCTCCGCGTTCATGTAGAAGATGAAGTCGGGGTACTCTCCCATATTACGAATCTTTTTTCTCAGAAAGGGGTTAGCTTCGAGAAAATCTTGCAACTTCCATTAAAAGAAGACGCTTTAGCGGAAGTGGTGGTTGTCACACACCATGCCTCCCTTCAGCGGTATGAGAATTTGCTAGAGGAGCTTGCCGATATGAAGTATGTGAAAGAAATCAAGAGCAGTTACCGGGTGGAAGGAGAAGTGGCTGTATGA
- a CDS encoding TIGR01457 family HAD-type hydrolase, with amino-acid sequence MKKYQGYLIDLDGTMYRGKDKIEEASHFVKALYDKKIPYLFVTNNSSRTPQQVAQKLRDFGIPTLDEQVFTTSNATANYIYEYKPEAKIYVIGEEGIKTALMEKGFELVEEGADVVVSGIDRSINYEKLALGAINIRNGARFISTNGDIAIPTERGLLPGNGSLTSVLTVSTETQPTFIGKPEKVIMEQALKVLGVAREEVLMVGDNYQTDIKAGMNAGMDTLLVHTGVTTMAHLGTYVEQPTYTAQSLSEWIEKI; translated from the coding sequence ATGAAAAAGTACCAAGGATATCTGATTGACCTAGACGGGACAATGTACAGAGGAAAAGATAAGATTGAAGAGGCAAGCCATTTTGTAAAGGCATTATACGATAAAAAGATACCATACCTTTTTGTAACCAATAATTCCTCTAGAACGCCACAGCAGGTTGCACAAAAATTAAGGGATTTCGGCATCCCGACTTTGGACGAGCAAGTGTTTACGACAAGCAATGCTACCGCTAACTATATTTATGAGTATAAGCCTGAAGCAAAAATCTATGTGATCGGTGAGGAAGGAATCAAAACTGCTTTGATGGAGAAGGGTTTTGAATTGGTGGAAGAAGGGGCAGATGTTGTCGTAAGCGGAATTGACCGCTCCATCAACTACGAAAAGCTTGCGCTTGGTGCCATTAATATTCGCAATGGTGCACGATTTATTTCCACAAACGGCGATATTGCCATCCCGACTGAACGTGGGCTTTTGCCAGGTAATGGTTCGTTGACTTCCGTCCTGACGGTTTCAACAGAAACGCAGCCAACCTTCATTGGGAAGCCTGAAAAAGTTATTATGGAGCAGGCTTTGAAGGTGTTAGGCGTTGCACGTGAAGAGGTGTTGATGGTGGGGGATAACTATCAAACGGATATTAAGGCAGGGATGAATGCTGGAATGGACACGTTACTTGTGCATACTGGTGTGACAACCATGGCACATCTGGGAACGTATGTAGAGCAGCCAACGTATACGGCGCAGTCTCTTTCTGAATGGATAGAGAAAATATAA
- the thrC gene encoding threonine synthase: MWKGLVKEYSSYLPVNEHTPNVSLQEGNTPLLFLEKLSDQLGVELHVKVEGANPTGSFKDRGMALAVAKAKEEGSTTVVCASTGNTSASAAAYAARAGMKCIVVIPDGKIAQGKLAQAVMYGAEIYSLDGNFDEALQMVRRLSEELPITLVNSLNPYRIEGQKTAAFEVCDQLGKAPDVLALPVGNAGNITAYWRGFQEYHRIRASGLPEMRGFEAEGAAAIVQNRVIPNPETIATAIRIGNPASWEYAVQAGEESNGKIDFVTDEEMLYAYKLLAQTEGVFAEPASSASVAGVIKQLKTGELSKGKQIVCVLTGNGLKDPVTATNYANVKVQQIPNDYSQLVKSFAGVTV, translated from the coding sequence ATGTGGAAAGGTCTAGTCAAGGAATATAGCAGCTATTTGCCAGTAAATGAACATACACCTAACGTCTCCCTTCAGGAAGGCAACACGCCCCTTCTTTTTCTTGAAAAACTCTCTGATCAGCTTGGTGTGGAGCTCCATGTGAAAGTGGAAGGGGCGAACCCGACCGGCTCCTTTAAGGATAGAGGCATGGCACTTGCTGTAGCCAAAGCGAAGGAGGAAGGAAGTACAACGGTTGTTTGTGCCTCAACGGGAAACACTTCCGCCTCAGCAGCTGCTTATGCGGCAAGAGCGGGAATGAAATGTATCGTGGTCATCCCGGACGGAAAAATCGCCCAAGGGAAGCTTGCACAGGCTGTGATGTATGGAGCAGAAATCTACTCCTTGGATGGAAATTTTGATGAGGCACTGCAGATGGTACGCAGATTATCAGAAGAGCTTCCTATCACACTAGTAAACTCTTTGAATCCTTATCGGATCGAAGGGCAGAAGACCGCTGCATTCGAAGTGTGCGACCAACTTGGGAAGGCGCCAGATGTACTAGCTCTACCTGTTGGGAACGCTGGAAATATCACAGCCTATTGGCGAGGATTTCAAGAATATCATCGCATTCGCGCATCAGGCTTACCGGAAATGCGAGGATTCGAGGCAGAAGGTGCTGCGGCAATCGTGCAGAACCGAGTCATACCGAATCCAGAAACAATTGCGACTGCCATCCGGATTGGAAACCCAGCAAGCTGGGAATACGCTGTCCAGGCAGGAGAAGAGTCCAATGGGAAGATTGATTTTGTTACCGATGAAGAAATGTTGTACGCATATAAACTCCTTGCACAGACGGAGGGTGTGTTTGCAGAACCAGCATCAAGTGCATCTGTTGCCGGAGTCATAAAGCAACTGAAGACAGGGGAACTTTCTAAGGGAAAACAGATTGTCTGTGTGCTGACAGGAAACGGGTTGAAGGACCCTGTCACTGCCACTAACTATGCCAATGTAAAAGTACAGCAGATCCCGAACGACTATTCACAACTGGTAAAATCATTCGCAGGGGTAACCGTATGA
- a CDS encoding YuzD family protein, with protein MKKTVEICVYGAEVLCPSCVNLPSSKETYEWLEAAVARKFPEQEFTISYIDIFNTQECDGEKKEFATRVVEEDMFYPVVVIEGEIVGEGNPKLKTIYSEMEKHGYVAS; from the coding sequence ATGAAAAAAACGGTAGAAATTTGTGTGTATGGTGCAGAAGTGCTTTGTCCAAGCTGTGTCAACCTGCCATCATCGAAAGAGACATATGAATGGCTGGAGGCTGCAGTGGCAAGAAAATTCCCAGAACAGGAATTCACCATCTCCTATATAGATATTTTCAACACGCAGGAATGTGACGGAGAGAAGAAAGAATTCGCCACAAGAGTCGTGGAAGAGGATATGTTTTATCCAGTAGTGGTAATTGAAGGAGAGATTGTGGGAGAAGGAAACCCTAAGTTAAAAACAATCTACTCTGAAATGGAAAAACACGGATACGTGGCATCGTAA
- a CDS encoding NifU family protein, which yields MSNPEINAQVQEVLDKLRPFLLRDGGDCELVDVEDGIVKLRLLGACGSCPSSTITLKAGIERALLEEVPGIIEVEQVF from the coding sequence ATGTCTAACCCGGAAATCAATGCGCAAGTTCAGGAAGTACTAGATAAATTACGTCCATTTCTTCTTCGTGACGGAGGGGACTGTGAATTAGTAGATGTGGAAGATGGCATTGTAAAGTTGCGTCTTTTAGGTGCATGCGGTTCTTGCCCAAGTTCCACCATCACATTAAAAGCTGGTATTGAGCGTGCATTACTTGAAGAAGTACCAGGCATCATCGAAGTAGAGCAAGTATTCTAA
- the yutH gene encoding spore coat putative kinase YutH has protein sequence MKQTIYEHYDLRVERKQRVRQFDAFWANRVLYIMVPVGHLEEEEVDELQKISDYMIRTHQDIYVSSFVKNKSDSYITDIDGKKIALFRMPYNNNTLQLYVGKELATFHYHARGFPSKVTAINRVGQWKDLWVKRIDQMESFFREKVRSNPVDVFDTQFVESFPYYLGLTENAIQYLVDTELDDSPMINDAATLCHHRFTDLTWQQNQWMKLPTDWIFDHASRDLSEWIRTECRKGIDMNPAKIQTFLQDYERVSPLSSFSWRLLYARLVFPVHYLECVEDYYTSGPVTDKKWHEDRMRGVLQSSSYYEQFLGNFYDLAGVPAKTYGIPILDWVKN, from the coding sequence TTGAAGCAGACTATCTATGAACATTATGATTTAAGGGTGGAAAGGAAACAAAGGGTGCGGCAGTTTGATGCTTTCTGGGCTAATCGGGTGCTCTACATCATGGTACCTGTTGGTCACTTGGAGGAGGAGGAAGTTGATGAACTTCAAAAGATAAGTGACTATATGATACGCACGCACCAAGATATATATGTTAGTTCATTTGTGAAAAATAAAAGTGATTCGTATATTACGGACATAGATGGAAAGAAGATTGCCCTTTTCAGAATGCCCTACAACAATAACACTCTCCAACTTTATGTCGGAAAAGAATTGGCAACCTTCCATTACCATGCAAGAGGCTTCCCGTCAAAAGTGACAGCCATTAACCGGGTTGGACAGTGGAAAGATTTATGGGTGAAAAGAATCGATCAAATGGAAAGCTTTTTCAGGGAAAAAGTAAGAAGCAATCCGGTAGATGTGTTTGATACCCAATTTGTAGAATCTTTTCCTTACTATTTAGGTTTAACCGAAAATGCCATACAGTATTTGGTTGACACGGAGCTAGATGATAGCCCGATGATTAATGATGCGGCAACCTTATGTCACCATCGATTCACAGATCTTACTTGGCAACAGAACCAGTGGATGAAGCTTCCGACAGACTGGATATTCGATCATGCCAGCAGAGACCTGTCTGAATGGATACGGACCGAGTGTAGAAAAGGAATAGATATGAACCCGGCGAAAATACAGACCTTCTTGCAAGACTATGAAAGAGTCTCCCCACTTTCCAGTTTTTCCTGGAGACTTTTATATGCACGCCTCGTATTCCCGGTCCACTATTTAGAATGTGTGGAGGATTATTATACGAGTGGTCCTGTGACGGACAAAAAATGGCATGAAGATAGGATGAGAGGTGTTTTGCAATCATCCAGCTATTATGAACAGTTCCTTGGGAATTTTTATGATCTGGCTGGTGTGCCTGCCAAGACTTATGGCATCCCAATACTGGACTGGGTGAAAAATTAA
- a CDS encoding D-glycerate dehydrogenase, producing MTRPYVFITRKLSDEILVPLREMADVKMWNSESEAVPPEVLMQEAHKADALLTMLSDKVDRELLDQSPNLKVVANLAVGYDNIDVDAASEKGIKVCNTPDVLTETTADLTFALLLATARRITEAQGFVKAGQWQSWSPYLLAGADVYHKTIGIVGMGKIGQAVARRARGFGMEVLYHNRNRHMEAEQEVGASYRAFEKLLEESDFVVCLTPLTEATRHLFDQDAFNRMKKSAFFINVGRGQVVDEEALIEALGQKDIAGAGLDVFYQEPIGSDHPLLKFPQVVAIPHIGSASVETRTTMMKLCRDNIMAVLHGEEPKTKVR from the coding sequence ATGACAAGGCCTTATGTATTCATTACGAGAAAGCTATCAGATGAGATATTGGTCCCATTAAGGGAAATGGCAGATGTGAAGATGTGGAATAGTGAAAGCGAGGCAGTCCCTCCTGAAGTTTTGATGCAAGAGGCACATAAAGCGGACGCATTGCTGACAATGCTTTCCGACAAAGTGGATAGAGAGTTATTAGATCAATCGCCTAATCTTAAAGTGGTGGCGAACCTTGCAGTCGGCTATGACAACATTGATGTGGATGCTGCCTCTGAGAAGGGGATCAAGGTTTGTAATACGCCGGATGTACTGACAGAAACAACCGCTGATCTTACCTTTGCTTTATTGCTGGCAACGGCAAGACGAATTACAGAAGCTCAAGGATTTGTAAAGGCTGGGCAATGGCAAAGCTGGAGTCCGTACTTACTTGCTGGGGCGGATGTGTATCATAAGACAATCGGGATTGTGGGCATGGGGAAAATAGGTCAGGCAGTGGCAAGGCGAGCAAGAGGCTTTGGGATGGAAGTGCTTTATCATAACAGAAACCGCCATATGGAAGCGGAGCAGGAGGTAGGTGCATCTTATCGTGCCTTTGAAAAGTTACTCGAAGAATCCGATTTCGTTGTTTGTCTGACTCCCCTAACGGAAGCAACTCGACACTTGTTTGATCAGGATGCTTTCAATCGAATGAAAAAGTCCGCTTTCTTTATCAATGTCGGCAGGGGGCAGGTTGTTGATGAGGAGGCATTGATAGAAGCACTGGGGCAAAAAGATATTGCTGGGGCTGGCCTTGATGTATTCTACCAAGAACCGATCGGGTCAGATCATCCACTATTGAAATTCCCGCAGGTTGTAGCGATCCCACATATCGGAAGTGCAAGTGTGGAAACGAGAACGACGATGATGAAGTTATGCCGTGATAATATTATGGCGGTGCTTCATGGGGAAGAACCAAAAACGAAAGTTAGATAA
- the thrB gene encoding homoserine kinase codes for MKEYRDGFVIKVPGSSANLGPGFDSIGMAVNKYVTLFVNHSDEWKFTSVPPLSIKKEENILWTVCQELQKLWGGEAPPVHVLTMSDIPLARGLGSSAAAIVGAIEIMNVLCNKNLCPDEKLQLAAKFEGHADNVAASLYGGLVVSTYQNDNWEYVKLPVEDLEMVAVIPDFEAKTKDSRGLLPERLAFGEAVAGSSHANVMLGAFMLKKWDLVGKMMESDIFHEPYRQKLFPEFQKLKERAGKSGAFGVTISGAGPTVICFCEKGKGRNVVSALAFEFPQYKVELLQVSKMGSEVHSNHLCRVSSI; via the coding sequence ATGAAAGAATACAGAGACGGATTTGTCATCAAAGTCCCCGGAAGCTCTGCCAATTTAGGACCTGGATTTGATTCAATCGGAATGGCCGTCAATAAATATGTCACCCTTTTTGTCAACCATTCAGACGAGTGGAAGTTTACAAGTGTCCCGCCACTCTCCATAAAAAAAGAAGAAAACATCCTTTGGACCGTTTGTCAGGAATTGCAAAAGCTCTGGGGGGGGGAAGCTCCCCCTGTACACGTTTTAACCATGAGTGATATCCCCTTGGCAAGGGGCCTTGGTAGTAGTGCCGCAGCTATTGTCGGTGCCATTGAGATCATGAATGTTCTTTGTAACAAAAATTTGTGTCCCGATGAAAAGCTGCAGCTTGCAGCCAAATTTGAAGGCCATGCCGATAATGTTGCGGCCTCCCTATATGGTGGCCTTGTTGTCTCTACCTATCAGAATGATAATTGGGAGTATGTAAAGCTTCCTGTAGAGGATTTGGAGATGGTCGCGGTCATTCCAGATTTCGAGGCGAAAACAAAGGACTCCCGAGGTTTGTTGCCGGAAAGGCTTGCTTTTGGTGAAGCGGTTGCGGGAAGCAGCCATGCAAATGTTATGCTAGGTGCATTTATGTTGAAGAAATGGGATCTTGTCGGGAAAATGATGGAAAGTGATATCTTCCATGAGCCATATCGTCAGAAGCTGTTTCCAGAATTTCAAAAACTGAAGGAGAGGGCAGGGAAGTCAGGAGCGTTCGGTGTCACGATCAGCGGCGCAGGACCTACCGTCATCTGCTTTTGTGAAAAAGGAAAGGGGAGAAACGTAGTAAGTGCGCTTGCTTTCGAGTTCCCACAGTATAAGGTAGAACTGCTGCAAGTAAGTAAAATGGGCAGCGAGGTGCATTCGAATCATTTATGTAGGGTATCTTCCATATAA